In Candidatus Sulfotelmatobacter sp., a genomic segment contains:
- the pth gene encoding aminoacyl-tRNA hydrolase: MKLIVGLGNPGIEYQFTPHNLGFLAIDRIAGNLGVEVRNRRCRALTARALMPGLNGVDESVLLVKPETFMNLSGVSVRGLIEEYEANPESDLIVIQDELDFPLGTLRIHTRRSSAGHNGIESIIGALGTKDFLRIRIGVAPEHNISDGQGYLLSPMRKADLKIVDGVLDTAEEAVKTILKQGPAAAMNRFNRKPEDEKD, translated from the coding sequence GTGAAACTGATCGTTGGTCTCGGCAATCCTGGCATCGAGTACCAGTTCACGCCGCATAACCTGGGCTTTCTGGCGATTGATCGAATCGCGGGCAACCTGGGAGTGGAAGTGAGAAACCGGCGGTGCCGGGCGCTGACGGCGCGCGCCCTCATGCCGGGTTTAAACGGTGTTGATGAGTCAGTGCTTTTGGTCAAGCCTGAGACGTTCATGAACCTGAGTGGAGTCTCGGTGCGGGGATTGATCGAGGAGTATGAGGCGAACCCGGAGTCGGACCTGATTGTGATTCAGGACGAACTGGATTTTCCGCTGGGCACGCTGCGCATTCATACACGGCGAAGTTCGGCGGGACACAACGGAATCGAGTCGATAATCGGGGCGCTGGGCACGAAAGATTTTTTGCGCATCCGGATCGGCGTAGCGCCGGAACACAACATAAGCGATGGTCAGGGTTACCTGCTATCGCCAATGCGCAAGGCAGATTTGAAGATTGTAGATGGAGTTCTCGACACTGCGGAAGAAGCGGTGAAAACGATTTTGAAACAGGGTCCGGCGGCGGCGATGAATCGCTTTAACAGAAAGCCGGAAGACGAAAAAGATTAG
- the rpsF gene encoding 30S ribosomal protein S6, which translates to MNRIYELMFIVRPDMTDEDLDKLISTLSAVVPTSGGNVQKVEKMGKRRLAYTVRRFHEGIYVLMVVEGGGAVMHELERRLRVTEPVIKFLTVRIDEEQKRLDKIKQLRDARKKVSAQPAAPAAAASEPAATPVAEAPATA; encoded by the coding sequence ATGAATCGTATTTATGAGCTGATGTTTATCGTTCGCCCGGATATGACGGACGAAGATCTGGACAAACTGATCTCGACTTTGTCGGCGGTTGTGCCGACTTCGGGCGGAAACGTGCAAAAGGTCGAGAAGATGGGCAAGCGCCGTCTCGCCTACACGGTGCGGCGCTTCCACGAAGGCATCTATGTGCTGATGGTCGTGGAAGGCGGAGGCGCGGTGATGCACGAACTGGAGCGGCGTCTGCGCGTGACCGAGCCGGTCATCAAGTTCCTGACCGTACGTATTGATGAGGAGCAGAAGCGGCTCGACAAAATCAAGCAACTGCGCGACGCGCGCAAGAAAGTCAGCGCGCAGCCGGCAGCCCCGGCAGCAGCGGCATCGGAGCCTGCGGCGACTCCGGTGGCAGAAGCTCCGGCGACGGCGTAG
- a CDS encoding sensor domain-containing diguanylate cyclase: MPKLAVLYEAGQAVLSTFDLDEVLQRILAIARDYFHLQNVAILLLDQEAGQLCVRSQIGWDPGKDKIRLGRHEGITGASVLKKHPLYVPDVSQDSRYVCAAQSTRSELAIPLMVCDEVVGVLDCQSDRIDRFDPETIELLTLFSTQASIALQNAHLYSVERRRARQLEAINTIAQQSTAIMDLEELLARVCAVIQKAFQVSHVSLLLREEGDLVMRAHQGALTPCLPLGGRFAANQEPWSRMIATNGTVIEKDLSSTPEPERIFRESASRMSIPLISFGQTLGVLTLHSAQRNAFRESELQSLESVADICANSIQNAHYVDRVKQLAYLDGLTGIFNRRFFELRIVEEIERARRYDTGMAVIMADIDQFKRMNDEFGHLLGDEVLRQVSSLFHQQLRKIDVVCRYGGEEFAILLTQTNTQQAITIAEKLRRLVEGYQFPGVPRTVTISAGVAAFPHHGTGRDELIRSADNGLYAAKQAGRNRVCLAGAARAAGSG, translated from the coding sequence ATGCCGAAACTTGCGGTGTTATACGAAGCAGGCCAGGCGGTGCTTTCCACCTTTGATTTGGACGAGGTGTTGCAGCGCATTCTGGCCATTGCTCGCGACTACTTTCATCTGCAAAACGTGGCCATCCTGTTGCTCGACCAGGAGGCCGGGCAGCTCTGCGTGCGCTCGCAAATCGGCTGGGATCCCGGCAAAGATAAGATCCGCCTCGGACGTCACGAGGGCATCACGGGAGCCTCGGTCCTCAAAAAGCATCCGCTGTACGTTCCCGACGTGAGCCAAGATTCGCGTTATGTCTGCGCCGCACAGTCTACCCGCTCCGAACTGGCGATTCCACTCATGGTATGCGACGAGGTGGTCGGCGTGCTCGACTGCCAGAGCGACAGAATCGATCGCTTCGATCCGGAAACCATAGAGTTGCTGACTTTGTTTTCCACGCAGGCCTCCATCGCTCTACAGAATGCGCATCTTTACTCCGTGGAACGCCGGCGCGCCCGGCAACTAGAAGCCATTAATACCATTGCCCAGCAGAGCACTGCCATCATGGATTTGGAAGAGTTGCTGGCGCGCGTGTGCGCCGTAATCCAGAAGGCCTTTCAAGTTTCGCACGTGTCGCTTCTGTTGCGGGAGGAAGGCGACCTGGTGATGCGGGCGCACCAGGGGGCGCTCACCCCGTGCCTTCCGCTGGGAGGGCGCTTTGCTGCAAATCAGGAACCCTGGTCGCGCATGATCGCCACCAACGGCACCGTTATTGAGAAAGACTTGAGCTCGACGCCTGAACCCGAGCGGATATTCCGGGAATCGGCTTCGCGCATGAGCATTCCTCTGATTTCGTTTGGCCAGACACTGGGCGTGCTCACGCTGCACAGCGCGCAGCGCAATGCCTTCCGCGAAAGTGAATTGCAGTCGCTCGAATCGGTGGCCGACATTTGCGCCAATTCGATCCAGAATGCGCATTACGTCGACCGCGTCAAACAACTGGCGTATCTCGATGGTTTGACTGGCATCTTTAACCGCCGATTCTTCGAGCTTCGCATTGTGGAAGAAATCGAACGTGCCCGCCGCTACGACACCGGCATGGCCGTGATTATGGCCGACATCGACCAGTTCAAGAGGATGAATGATGAATTCGGACACCTGTTGGGCGACGAGGTGCTGCGCCAGGTCTCTTCGCTCTTTCACCAGCAATTGCGCAAGATTGATGTCGTGTGCCGCTACGGAGGAGAGGAATTCGCCATCCTGCTCACACAAACCAACACTCAGCAGGCTATTACCATCGCCGAGAAATTGCGGCGTTTGGTGGAGGGCTATCAGTTTCCGGGAGTGCCACGGACGGTAACCATCAGCGCCGGGGTCGCAGCCTTTCCCCACCACGGCACCGGCCGGGATGAATTGATTCGGTCCGCCGATAATGGACTCTATGCTGCGAAGCAGGCGGGACGAAATCGTGTATGCCTGGCGGGCGCGGCACGTGCCGCCGGCAGTGGTTAA
- the rpsR gene encoding 30S ribosomal protein S18: MADETTTAAPSAPSERPRSGGDRPGGDRPGGDRPRFGGGGRGPGGPPREGGGGRKFFRRKKVCKFCVEKIEDINYKDYRMLGQFVAESGKIVPRRLTGVCAPHQHRLSAAIKMARNIALLPFAGRAS; encoded by the coding sequence ATGGCTGACGAAACGACAACAGCAGCACCATCGGCACCGAGTGAGAGGCCGCGTTCGGGCGGCGATCGTCCGGGAGGGGATCGTCCTGGTGGCGATCGCCCGCGATTTGGCGGCGGCGGACGCGGCCCCGGCGGGCCTCCACGCGAAGGCGGGGGCGGACGCAAATTTTTCCGGCGCAAGAAAGTTTGCAAATTCTGCGTCGAAAAAATCGAAGACATCAACTACAAGGATTACCGCATGCTCGGCCAGTTCGTCGCCGAGAGCGGCAAGATCGTGCCCCGGCGTTTGACCGGCGTTTGCGCGCCGCATCAACATCGCCTGTCGGCAGCCATCAAGATGGCGCGCAACATCGCGCTGCTGCCGTTTGCGGGGCGAGCGTCATAG
- the rplI gene encoding 50S ribosomal protein L9, whose amino-acid sequence MEVILKEDVAKLGSRGDVVKVAEGYGRNYLLPRKLAIVADAGNKAVITQMKAAAVRRSAKEKTQAEELAKQFDGVSVTFTRRSGEHDQLFGSVTSSDVAEALTKKGLDIDRRKIQLHEPLKTVGEFTVPVKLHKDVTAHLKVVIEKEAVVE is encoded by the coding sequence ATGGAAGTCATTCTGAAGGAAGATGTAGCGAAGCTAGGGTCGCGCGGCGACGTGGTCAAGGTCGCGGAAGGCTATGGACGGAATTATCTCCTTCCCCGCAAGCTGGCCATTGTCGCCGACGCGGGCAACAAAGCCGTCATCACGCAGATGAAAGCAGCGGCGGTGCGGCGCTCCGCCAAAGAAAAGACCCAGGCCGAGGAACTGGCCAAGCAGTTCGACGGCGTGTCGGTGACGTTCACGCGGCGCTCGGGCGAGCACGATCAGCTCTTTGGGTCGGTGACGTCAAGCGACGTAGCCGAGGCGCTGACCAAGAAAGGCCTGGACATCGATCGCCGCAAGATCCAGCTGCACGAGCCGCTGAAAACCGTGGGCGAGTTCACCGTCCCAGTCAAGCTGCACAAGGACGTGACGGCGCACTTGAAAGTGGTGATCGAGAAGGAAGCGGTGGTAGAGTAA
- the recG gene encoding ATP-dependent DNA helicase RecG → MLELSTPVQYVKGVGPRIGEVLAGKGIYTVGDLLHYLPFRYEDRLNPRGIAELRAGEMATVIGEVRNSGLFRTRSAPIFQLTVGQGRAKLRCLWFNATYLQDKFKPGQMIALYGKVEEDQRSRELQIVQPQFEILGDPADSGENGAEKKAAESLEIGRIVPIYEATGRLTPRWFRRAIRTALDNLTPELADPIPAAVRARLGLISPREALWNVHWPEPGESFEALQSSRTPAHIRMIFDELFFVELGLELKRRQQKAQTGFAFCLDDKVRAAIKKILPFHPTTAQKRVLKEIAGDMQKPYPMRRLLQGDVGSGKTIVGFEAAIIAIENGCQAALMAPTEILAQQHYFSARRILENAGYRIVLLTGSLEADRKREVRRHIAQGNAQLVIGTHALLEEKVEFARLGLVIVDEQHRFGVMQRLKLMKKSGDGTEDPHAGTAALGRPAERSSAASPQARPAEPDVLVMTATPIPRTLALTLYGDLDLSVLDELPPGRTPIVTRCGSDEESTKVWEFVRKQVAAGNQAYVVYPVIAENLTAGKEESELKAAVKMYRDLSGVIFKDLKVGLLHGRLDSELKDQVMRMFQRGELQILVATTVIEVGVDVPNATVMVIEHAERFGLAQLHQLRGRIGRGAAKSYCILMTGGKVTEEAQKRLKAMVDTNDGFQIAELDLELRGPGEFFGTRQAGMPSFRIANLIRDAQLLEAAKREAAAVIAGPDDEISAAEISRALVHMRALWQHTYGLVEVG, encoded by the coding sequence ATGCTCGAACTCTCTACTCCCGTTCAATATGTGAAGGGCGTGGGTCCGCGTATTGGGGAGGTCCTCGCCGGTAAAGGGATTTACACGGTTGGAGATCTGCTGCACTATCTGCCGTTCCGTTATGAAGACCGGTTGAACCCACGGGGGATTGCGGAATTACGAGCAGGCGAGATGGCGACCGTCATTGGGGAAGTGCGCAACTCAGGGCTTTTCCGCACTCGCAGTGCGCCGATCTTCCAGCTCACCGTCGGCCAGGGGCGCGCGAAATTGCGCTGCCTGTGGTTCAACGCGACTTACCTCCAGGACAAGTTCAAGCCCGGACAGATGATCGCGCTCTACGGCAAGGTCGAAGAAGATCAACGCAGCCGGGAGCTGCAAATCGTTCAGCCGCAGTTTGAGATTCTGGGCGATCCCGCCGACTCCGGCGAGAACGGGGCAGAGAAAAAAGCCGCAGAGTCTTTGGAGATCGGTCGCATCGTTCCCATTTACGAGGCGACCGGACGCCTTACCCCGCGCTGGTTCCGGCGCGCAATCCGCACCGCGCTCGACAATCTTACGCCGGAGCTGGCCGATCCCATTCCGGCAGCCGTGCGCGCTCGCTTGGGATTGATCTCACCGCGCGAGGCCTTGTGGAACGTGCACTGGCCCGAGCCCGGCGAAAGTTTCGAGGCCTTGCAATCTTCGCGGACGCCGGCGCACATTCGGATGATCTTCGACGAGCTGTTCTTCGTCGAACTCGGTCTGGAATTGAAGCGGCGGCAGCAGAAGGCCCAGACCGGATTCGCCTTTTGCCTGGATGACAAAGTGAGGGCGGCGATCAAGAAAATATTGCCCTTTCATCCCACAACCGCGCAGAAGCGCGTGCTGAAGGAAATTGCCGGCGATATGCAAAAGCCGTATCCCATGCGGCGTTTGCTGCAAGGCGACGTGGGGTCCGGGAAGACGATCGTCGGTTTTGAAGCGGCGATCATTGCGATTGAAAACGGTTGTCAGGCGGCGCTGATGGCGCCAACGGAGATTCTTGCGCAGCAGCATTATTTTTCCGCGCGGCGGATTCTGGAAAATGCCGGCTATCGGATCGTGCTGCTGACCGGGTCTCTTGAGGCCGACCGCAAACGTGAAGTCCGTCGGCACATCGCGCAAGGCAACGCCCAACTCGTAATTGGCACGCATGCGCTGCTGGAAGAAAAAGTGGAGTTCGCCAGGTTGGGACTGGTGATCGTGGACGAGCAGCATCGCTTTGGCGTCATGCAGCGGCTGAAGCTGATGAAGAAGTCGGGCGACGGTACTGAAGATCCTCATGCGGGAACGGCCGCCCTCGGCCGTCCGGCCGAGCGAAGCTCGGCAGCCTCCCCACAAGCTCGGCCCGCTGAGCCTGATGTCCTGGTCATGACCGCAACGCCCATCCCGCGCACGCTCGCCCTCACGCTCTACGGCGATCTCGACCTGAGCGTGCTCGACGAACTTCCTCCGGGGCGCACGCCCATCGTCACACGTTGCGGTTCAGACGAGGAGTCGACGAAAGTTTGGGAGTTCGTACGCAAACAGGTCGCGGCTGGAAACCAGGCCTACGTAGTCTATCCGGTGATCGCCGAAAATCTGACTGCGGGGAAAGAAGAGAGCGAACTCAAGGCTGCCGTCAAGATGTATCGCGATCTCAGCGGCGTCATCTTCAAAGATTTGAAAGTTGGCCTGCTTCACGGCCGCCTCGACTCTGAGCTGAAAGATCAGGTCATGCGCATGTTTCAGCGGGGCGAGTTGCAGATTCTGGTCGCAACCACGGTGATCGAAGTCGGCGTGGATGTGCCCAATGCGACCGTTATGGTGATCGAACATGCCGAGCGCTTCGGCCTGGCCCAGCTTCACCAGTTGCGCGGCCGCATTGGACGCGGCGCCGCCAAATCGTATTGCATCCTGATGACGGGCGGCAAAGTTACCGAGGAAGCACAGAAGCGCCTGAAGGCTATGGTCGATACCAATGACGGCTTTCAGATCGCCGAACTCGATCTCGAACTGCGCGGTCCCGGCGAATTCTTCGGAACGCGCCAGGCCGGCATGCCCAGCTTCCGCATTGCCAACCTCATTCGCGATGCGCAGTTACTGGAGGCTGCCAAGCGCGAAGCGGCCGCCGTAATCGCCGGCCCGGACGACGAAATCTCCGCCGCAGAAATCAGCCGGGCTCTGGTGCACATGCGCGCGCTCTGGCAGCACACTTACGGCCTGGTCGAGGTTGGTTGA
- a CDS encoding 50S ribosomal protein L25 — translation MASTLEQSTLEAQPREAGTKNHARRVRKDGKIPAVVYGAGKDSVSISVDPRHVLRILHSDTGHNTIFDLALSGGESTKAENSKAMIVDWQYEPIKGTLLHIDLKRIALDKVLTVSVPIFLIGEAAGVKQEGGIMEQMLREVEIECLPGDIPSHIDADVSQLTFGKVLRVSELPHSDKIKFITDENQPVAHVTSVKEEVVATPDAAAAEAAAPSEPEVIKKGKQETEEGGEAAPAEKGEKKAEKKEKK, via the coding sequence ATGGCGAGCACATTGGAACAGAGCACACTGGAAGCGCAACCGCGGGAAGCGGGCACGAAAAACCATGCCCGGCGCGTGCGGAAGGACGGAAAGATTCCGGCGGTCGTGTATGGAGCGGGCAAGGATTCAGTCTCCATCAGCGTGGATCCGCGGCATGTCCTGCGCATTCTTCACTCGGATACCGGCCACAACACGATTTTCGATCTTGCCTTGAGTGGCGGCGAGAGCACCAAGGCCGAGAATAGCAAGGCAATGATCGTCGACTGGCAGTACGAACCCATCAAGGGCACGCTGCTGCACATCGACCTGAAGCGCATCGCGCTCGACAAGGTGCTGACCGTCAGCGTGCCGATCTTCCTGATTGGCGAAGCCGCCGGCGTGAAGCAGGAGGGCGGCATCATGGAACAGATGCTGCGCGAAGTCGAGATCGAGTGCTTGCCGGGAGATATTCCCAGCCACATCGATGCCGACGTCAGCCAGCTTACGTTTGGCAAGGTGCTGCGCGTCTCGGAGTTGCCGCACTCGGACAAGATCAAGTTCATCACAGATGAGAATCAGCCCGTGGCGCACGTGACCTCGGTGAAGGAAGAGGTTGTGGCCACTCCGGACGCGGCAGCGGCGGAAGCGGCTGCTCCGAGCGAGCCCGAGGTTATCAAGAAGGGCAAGCAGGAGACCGAGGAAGGCGGCGAGGCTGCTCCGGCCGAGAAGGGTGAGAAAAAGGCCGAGAAGAAAGAGAAGAAGTGA
- a CDS encoding ribose-phosphate pyrophosphokinase yields the protein MATLVTPPDKTEKVEKKNPPVTDEKTERRPRPRMDEKFKIFSGTANEPLADEVCNFLGMQRGQAQVIRFRDGECYVQIQENVRGGDVFVIQPTCRPVDEHLMELLLMIDALKRASARRITAVIPYFGYARQDRKDKPRSPISSKLVADLLTTAGAHRALIVDLHTPQLQGFFNIPVDHLFASPVLVDHFRKLALPNLTVVSPDAGGVERARFFAKKVDAALAIVDKRRVEMNVAEVMHVIGDVNGRTCLIIDDLIDTAGTLVKTAAALVENGATEVYACASHAVLSGPAVENIRNSVIKEVVVTNTIPLSAEAGTARTEKGGKISVLSIAGLIGRAIQANHEETSVSKLFT from the coding sequence ATGGCTACTTTAGTCACGCCGCCCGATAAGACGGAGAAGGTTGAAAAAAAGAATCCACCGGTGACGGACGAGAAGACGGAGCGCCGGCCGCGTCCGCGGATGGATGAGAAGTTCAAGATTTTCAGCGGTACGGCGAATGAGCCGTTGGCCGACGAAGTCTGCAACTTTCTCGGGATGCAGCGCGGCCAGGCGCAGGTGATTCGCTTCCGCGACGGCGAGTGTTACGTCCAGATTCAGGAGAACGTGCGCGGCGGCGATGTGTTCGTGATCCAGCCGACCTGCCGGCCGGTGGACGAACACCTGATGGAGCTGCTGTTGATGATCGATGCGCTTAAGCGCGCGTCGGCGCGGCGCATTACGGCGGTGATTCCGTACTTTGGTTATGCGCGGCAGGATCGCAAGGACAAGCCGCGCAGTCCGATCTCGTCGAAGCTGGTGGCCGATCTGCTGACCACGGCGGGCGCGCATCGGGCGTTGATTGTGGATTTGCATACGCCCCAGTTGCAGGGATTTTTTAACATTCCGGTGGATCATCTGTTCGCGTCGCCGGTGCTGGTCGATCACTTCCGCAAGCTGGCGTTGCCGAACTTGACCGTGGTTTCGCCGGATGCGGGCGGCGTGGAGCGGGCGCGCTTTTTCGCCAAGAAAGTAGATGCGGCCCTGGCCATCGTCGACAAACGGCGTGTCGAGATGAATGTGGCGGAAGTGATGCACGTGATCGGCGATGTGAACGGCCGGACTTGCCTGATCATTGACGATTTGATCGATACGGCGGGAACGCTGGTCAAGACCGCGGCGGCGCTGGTGGAAAACGGGGCGACCGAGGTTTACGCATGTGCGTCCCATGCGGTGCTTTCCGGTCCGGCGGTGGAGAACATTCGCAATTCGGTGATTAAGGAAGTGGTGGTCACCAATACGATTCCGCTCAGCGCGGAAGCGGGTACGGCACGAACGGAAAAGGGAGGAAAGATTTCGGTCCTCTCGATTGCGGGATTGATTGGTCGCGCGATTCAGGCCAATCACGAAGAGACTTCGGTGAGTAAGCTGTTTACTTAG
- a CDS encoding PDZ domain-containing protein: MRKYVLTSIVLLPSLLTFSQAAQNWSADSPEKNWSVFSSEDSGTSSYLGVDIADVTTERLSALKLKEEKGVEVTMVDQDAPAGKAGIKEHDVILTMNGATIESGAQLRRMIHEMPPGRVVSFGLSRDGQAMSVKVQLADKHGEFARGWPNPDVHVKIPEIHIPDIEVPSIMVNVVTTSARSGLSVENITPQLGEFFGVKNGNGVLVRSVEKGSRAERAGIRAGDVIVKVNDEPVHDTSDFMHAVRSRNGKPVTVGVIREKREQILNLTLPESRESGELLEELESLPGPQIDADANRELRDAQNQVADLGPMMELVQEQAKKSAVEARKELCDAQKKLRERAEEFRKQQPQRQQFMKEFEKSQKQLKMELDQLLHQSHAHSFDI; this comes from the coding sequence ATGCGCAAATACGTTCTTACCAGCATCGTGTTATTGCCGTCGCTCCTCACTTTTTCGCAGGCGGCGCAGAACTGGTCAGCGGATTCGCCGGAGAAAAACTGGAGCGTTTTCTCGAGCGAAGACAGCGGCACGAGCTCGTATCTCGGGGTTGACATCGCCGATGTGACCACCGAACGTTTGAGCGCACTCAAGCTGAAAGAGGAAAAGGGCGTGGAAGTTACCATGGTGGACCAGGACGCTCCCGCCGGTAAAGCTGGCATCAAAGAGCACGACGTCATTCTCACTATGAACGGCGCGACCATTGAAAGTGGAGCGCAGTTGCGCCGGATGATCCACGAAATGCCGCCCGGGCGCGTGGTGAGCTTCGGGTTGAGCCGCGATGGCCAGGCTATGAGCGTAAAGGTGCAACTGGCCGACAAACACGGCGAGTTTGCCCGCGGCTGGCCCAATCCGGACGTCCATGTGAAAATTCCCGAGATCCACATTCCGGATATCGAAGTGCCCTCCATTATGGTGAACGTAGTTACGACCTCGGCGCGCAGCGGTCTGAGCGTGGAGAACATTACGCCGCAGTTGGGAGAGTTTTTCGGCGTGAAGAACGGCAACGGCGTGCTGGTTCGATCGGTGGAAAAAGGCAGCCGCGCCGAGAGGGCCGGAATTCGCGCAGGCGATGTGATCGTAAAGGTGAATGACGAGCCGGTCCACGACACCAGTGACTTCATGCACGCCGTAAGGTCACGTAATGGGAAACCGGTCACCGTGGGAGTGATCCGGGAAAAGAGGGAACAGATTCTGAATCTGACGCTGCCTGAAAGCAGGGAATCGGGCGAATTGCTGGAGGAACTCGAGAGCCTTCCGGGGCCGCAGATTGACGCGGATGCGAATCGGGAACTCAGAGACGCGCAGAATCAGGTCGCCGATCTTGGACCCATGATGGAACTGGTGCAAGAGCAGGCCAAAAAGTCCGCGGTCGAGGCACGCAAGGAACTCTGCGACGCTCAGAAGAAGCTTCGTGAGCGGGCGGAGGAATTTCGGAAGCAACAGCCGCAGCGACAGCAGTTCATGAAGGAATTCGAGAAGAGCCAGAAACAACTGAAGATGGAATTAGATCAGTTGCTCCACCAATCTCACGCACACTCGTTCGATATTTAG
- a CDS encoding HEAT repeat domain-containing protein gives MKCEWVRENIVLQVYGELADDARHELEQHVERCADCAAELKAEQAFHALLAQDRAADPLLNDPSPNLLAASRMRLQEGLETVQQGSFFSRLAFDPMNWLRQVKFSPALASAILILGFAGGVGATYKIYGSRPANVPQISTTGSAETAPSDASIASISSITPVPGTDQVSIKYNTVAPQEAQGSLNDQRIQQLLLYAARNNYNSGVRVDSVDLLAKSSSDLQVREALMFTLQNDTNPGVRLKSLDALGNYVKNDTNVRDAVLRALVSDSNSGVRIEALRLIEPVKADGSVRGVLMALAAKDSSQYIKSQARTMLAQLPEID, from the coding sequence ATGAAATGTGAATGGGTTCGAGAAAATATCGTGTTGCAGGTTTATGGCGAGCTTGCGGATGACGCGCGCCATGAACTGGAGCAGCATGTGGAGCGCTGCGCCGACTGCGCGGCGGAACTGAAGGCGGAGCAAGCCTTTCACGCGCTCCTGGCGCAGGATCGCGCGGCCGATCCATTGCTGAACGATCCATCGCCGAACCTGCTGGCGGCGTCACGTATGCGGCTGCAAGAAGGATTGGAGACGGTTCAGCAGGGCAGCTTTTTCAGCCGGCTAGCATTTGATCCCATGAACTGGCTGCGGCAAGTGAAGTTCTCGCCCGCTCTGGCTTCGGCGATTTTGATTCTCGGCTTTGCGGGCGGAGTCGGTGCCACCTACAAGATCTACGGATCACGGCCAGCGAATGTACCCCAGATTTCGACTACCGGGAGCGCCGAGACCGCGCCCTCCGACGCCTCCATCGCCAGTATCAGTTCCATCACTCCTGTCCCCGGCACCGATCAGGTCAGCATCAAGTACAACACCGTCGCGCCGCAGGAGGCGCAGGGATCGCTGAACGATCAGAGGATCCAGCAGTTGCTGTTGTACGCGGCGCGCAACAACTACAACTCCGGCGTGCGGGTGGATTCCGTCGATCTGCTGGCAAAGAGCAGCAGCGACCTTCAGGTGCGCGAAGCTCTGATGTTTACGTTGCAGAACGATACCAATCCCGGGGTGCGGTTGAAGTCGCTGGACGCGCTGGGTAATTACGTGAAGAACGATACGAATGTGCGCGACGCTGTGCTGCGTGCGCTGGTGAGCGATTCGAATTCGGGCGTGCGCATTGAAGCGCTGCGGCTGATCGAGCCCGTGAAGGCCGACGGCAGCGTGCGCGGAGTGTTGATGGCGCTGGCGGCGAAAGACTCCAGCCAGTACATCAAGTCGCAGGCGCGGACCATGCTGGCGCAGTTGCCGGAGATCGATTAG
- a CDS encoding sigma-70 family RNA polymerase sigma factor has protein sequence MAALARQALDRQAQERRIDDTMLIREAQRGNRAAFEELVRHYDQAVLRLALHLTGTEQDAQDVYQDAFLKAYKNIGSFRFECSFYTWIYRIVTNLCLDHLRKKNVRKEDAPVAKGADGGEYDLLDQVPDGRSGANPERDLLRRQLGARIAGALEKLTPRERMVFELKHYHGLKLRTVGEILQTTEETAKNTLFRATQKLRGALADMR, from the coding sequence ATGGCTGCGTTAGCTCGCCAAGCTTTGGATCGCCAAGCTCAAGAACGGCGCATCGACGACACGATGCTGATCCGGGAGGCCCAGCGCGGAAACCGCGCCGCCTTCGAGGAACTGGTGCGCCACTACGATCAGGCGGTGTTGCGGCTGGCGTTGCATCTTACCGGCACCGAGCAGGACGCGCAGGACGTCTATCAGGACGCCTTCCTCAAGGCTTACAAGAATATTGGAAGTTTCCGGTTCGAGTGCTCCTTCTACACCTGGATTTACCGGATCGTGACCAACTTGTGTCTCGATCATTTGCGCAAGAAAAACGTGCGCAAAGAGGACGCTCCGGTCGCGAAGGGCGCAGACGGCGGCGAGTATGACCTGCTCGATCAGGTGCCGGATGGGCGGTCGGGAGCGAATCCGGAGCGTGACTTGCTTCGGCGGCAGTTGGGAGCGCGCATCGCGGGAGCGCTGGAGAAGTTAACTCCCCGCGAGCGCATGGTGTTTGAGTTGAAGCATTATCACGGACTGAAGCTGCGAACTGTGGGCGAGATTTTGCAGACGACGGAAGAGACGGCGAAGAATACGCTGTTTCGGGCCACGCAGAAGTTGCGCGGGGCGCTGGCGGATATGAGATGA